One region of Streptomyces sp. NBC_00442 genomic DNA includes:
- a CDS encoding branched-chain amino acid ABC transporter permease, translating into MHELPQQLANGLILGAMYGLIAIGYTMVYGIVQLINFAHGEIFMVGGFGALTVFLALPAGFSLLAAIPLMIIGGVIVSVLVATAAERFAYRPLRGAPRLAPLITAIGLSLALQQAVWKWYPDAKKDRSFPQFDGSPFHVLGANIQRGDLFILIAAPVCMIALGIYVNKTRTGRGMQATAQDPDTAKLMGINTDRIIVMAFAIGAAFAAVAAVGYGLHNGQVGFRMGFIMGLKAFTAAVLGGIGNIYGAMLGGIVLGLAEALAVGYIGNIPSMELFGGGAWKDVWAFVLLIVVLLVRPQGLLGERVADRA; encoded by the coding sequence GTGCACGAACTGCCGCAACAGCTGGCCAATGGACTCATCCTCGGCGCGATGTACGGACTGATCGCGATCGGCTACACGATGGTCTACGGCATTGTCCAGCTCATCAACTTCGCCCACGGCGAGATATTCATGGTCGGGGGCTTCGGGGCCCTCACCGTCTTCCTCGCCCTCCCGGCGGGCTTCTCCCTCCTCGCCGCCATCCCGCTCATGATCATCGGCGGCGTCATCGTCTCCGTACTCGTCGCCACCGCGGCCGAGCGCTTCGCCTACCGGCCCCTGCGGGGCGCACCCCGCCTCGCCCCGCTCATCACCGCGATCGGCCTCTCCCTCGCCCTCCAGCAGGCCGTGTGGAAGTGGTACCCGGACGCCAAGAAGGACCGTTCCTTCCCCCAGTTCGACGGCAGCCCCTTCCACGTCCTCGGCGCCAACATCCAGCGCGGCGACCTCTTCATCCTGATCGCCGCCCCCGTCTGCATGATCGCCCTCGGCATCTACGTCAACAAGACCCGCACCGGCCGCGGCATGCAGGCCACCGCCCAGGACCCCGACACCGCCAAGCTCATGGGCATCAACACCGACCGCATCATCGTCATGGCCTTCGCCATCGGCGCCGCGTTCGCCGCCGTCGCCGCCGTCGGCTACGGCCTCCACAACGGCCAAGTCGGCTTCCGCATGGGCTTCATCATGGGCCTCAAAGCCTTCACCGCAGCCGTACTCGGCGGCATCGGCAACATCTACGGAGCCATGCTCGGCGGCATCGTCCTCGGACTCGCCGAAGCACTCGCCGTCGGCTACATCGGCAACATCCCCAGCATGGAACTCTTCGGCGGCGGCGCCTGGAAGGACGTATGGGCCTTCGTCCTCCTCATCGTCGTCCTCCTCGTGCGGCCCCAAGGCCTGCTCGGCGAACGCGTCGCGGACAGGGCGTGA
- a CDS encoding branched-chain amino acid ABC transporter substrate-binding protein, which produces MLILTTVLTTGALTLTACGSRDKSGGDDSSGKKQTVVIGVDAPLTGDLSALGLGIKNSADLAAQTANKQNLVPGVEFKTQPLDDQAQPSVGQQNATKFIGDKSVVGVVGPLNSSVSQSMQKPLNDAGLTQISPANTGTELTQGDGWKTGTKKRPYKTFFRTATTDQVQGAFAAKYLFNDAKLDSVYLIDDQKTYGAGLAASFKDTFTKLGGKIVGSDHINPDDRDFNAIVAKVKATGAKALYYGGEYPAAGPLSQQLKDSGTNIPLMGGDGIYSADFIKLNKKAAGDLATSVGKPVEQLDSAKTFIANYKGAGYKDAYEAYGGGTYDATWAIIEAVKAVVAGNSGKVPDSDLRAKVLDAVGKVKFDGVTGPVSFDEYGDTTNTMMTAYKVTDGAWKPELSEAYKP; this is translated from the coding sequence TTGCTCATCCTCACTACAGTGCTCACCACAGGCGCACTCACGCTCACCGCCTGTGGTTCGCGCGACAAAAGCGGCGGCGACGACAGCAGCGGCAAGAAGCAGACCGTCGTCATCGGCGTAGACGCACCCCTCACGGGTGACCTGTCCGCCCTCGGCCTCGGCATCAAGAACTCCGCCGACCTCGCCGCCCAGACGGCGAACAAGCAGAACCTCGTCCCCGGCGTCGAGTTCAAGACCCAGCCGCTCGACGACCAGGCCCAGCCCTCCGTCGGCCAGCAGAACGCCACCAAGTTCATCGGCGACAAGAGCGTCGTCGGCGTCGTCGGCCCGCTCAACTCCAGCGTCTCGCAGTCCATGCAGAAACCGCTCAACGACGCCGGCCTCACCCAGATATCCCCCGCCAACACGGGCACCGAGCTGACCCAGGGCGACGGCTGGAAGACCGGCACGAAGAAGCGCCCCTACAAGACCTTCTTCCGCACCGCCACCACCGACCAGGTCCAGGGCGCCTTCGCCGCCAAGTACCTGTTCAACGACGCCAAGCTCGACTCGGTCTACCTCATCGACGACCAGAAGACCTACGGCGCCGGCCTCGCCGCGTCCTTCAAGGACACCTTCACCAAGCTCGGCGGCAAGATCGTCGGAAGCGACCACATCAACCCCGACGACCGCGACTTCAACGCCATCGTCGCCAAGGTCAAGGCCACCGGCGCCAAGGCCCTCTACTACGGCGGCGAATACCCCGCCGCCGGCCCCCTGTCCCAGCAGCTCAAGGACAGCGGCACCAACATCCCGCTCATGGGCGGCGACGGCATCTACAGCGCCGACTTCATCAAGCTCAACAAGAAGGCGGCGGGCGACCTCGCCACCTCCGTCGGCAAGCCCGTCGAACAGCTCGACTCCGCGAAGACCTTCATCGCCAACTACAAGGGCGCCGGCTACAAGGACGCCTACGAGGCCTACGGGGGCGGCACCTACGACGCCACCTGGGCGATCATCGAAGCCGTCAAGGCCGTCGTCGCCGGCAACAGCGGCAAGGTCCCCGACAGCGACCTGCGCGCCAAGGTCCTCGACGCCGTCGGCAAGGTCAAGTTCGACGGAGTCACCGGCCCCGTCTCCTTCGACGAATACGGCGACACCACCAACACCATGATGACCGCCTACAAGGTCACCGACGGCGCCTGGAAGCCCGAGCTCAGCGAGGCCTACAAGCCGTAA
- a CDS encoding PaaI family thioesterase gives MGEQSSVKFPQEVVDEYAALGVDLHAMFSAGHLGTRMGVQIIEASAERVVGTMPVEGNTQPYGLLHGGASAVLAETLGSVGSMLHGGISKVAVGVDLNCTHHRGVKSGLVTGVATPVHRGRSTATYEIVITDEQDKRVCSARLTCLLRDADGLKG, from the coding sequence ATGGGCGAGCAGAGCAGCGTGAAGTTCCCGCAGGAAGTCGTCGACGAATACGCGGCCCTCGGCGTCGACCTCCATGCGATGTTCTCCGCCGGCCATCTGGGCACCCGCATGGGCGTGCAGATCATCGAGGCCTCCGCCGAGCGTGTCGTGGGCACCATGCCCGTCGAGGGCAACACCCAGCCGTACGGCCTGCTGCACGGCGGCGCCTCCGCGGTCCTGGCCGAGACGCTGGGTTCGGTGGGCTCGATGCTGCACGGCGGGATCAGCAAGGTCGCGGTCGGGGTGGACCTGAACTGCACCCACCACCGCGGGGTGAAGAGCGGCCTGGTCACCGGGGTCGCCACCCCCGTGCACCGCGGCCGCTCGACGGCCACGTACGAGATCGTCATCACCGACGAGCAGGACAAGCGGGTCTGCTCGGCCCGGCTGACGTGCCTGCTGCGCGACGCCGACGGCCTGAAGGGCTGA
- a CDS encoding FdhF/YdeP family oxidoreductase, whose amino-acid sequence MASKPPAGDPVQDAPQVAAPKHAAAGLPAIGHTLLMAQQQMGVRRTAQTLLKVNQKDGFDCPGCAWPEGDKRHTAEFCENGAKAVAEEATLRRVTPDFFAAHPLADLATRSGYWLGQQGRITQPMYLPEGADRYEAVAWERAFEIIAEELTALASPDEALFYTSGRTSNEAAFLLQLFAREFGTNNLPDCSNMCHESSGSALTETIGIGKGSVSLEDLHQADLIVVAGQNPGTNHPRMLSALEKAKHAGAKIISVNPLPEAGLEKFKNPQTPQGMIKGAALTDLFLQIRIGGDQALFRLLNKLILETEGAVDELFVREHTHGFEEFRAAAREADWEPALAATGLSRAEIERALAMVLASKRTIVCWAMGLTQHNHSVPTIREVVNFLLLRGNIGRPGAGVCPVRGHSNVQGDRTMGIFERPAPAFLDALEKEFGFAPPRHHGYDVVRSIEALRDGRAKVFFAMGGNFVSATPDTDVTEAAMRRASLTVHVSTKLNRSHAVTGRRALILPTLGRTDKDVQKSGRQFVTVEDSMAMVHASRGNLTPAGRHLLSEPAIVARMARATLGAASVIDWAEFEQDYATIRDRIARVVPGFEDFNAKVAHPGGFQLPHAPRDERRFPTATGKANFTAAPVEFPELPEGRLLLQTLRSHDQYNTTIYGLDDRYRGIKGGRRVVMVNPADAAALGLADGAYTDLVSEWKDGVERRAPGFRVVHYPTARGCAAAYYPETNVLVPLGSTADVSNTPASKSVVVRFEPAARDGVTAGE is encoded by the coding sequence ATGGCCAGCAAGCCGCCCGCAGGTGATCCGGTCCAGGACGCGCCGCAGGTCGCCGCGCCCAAGCACGCCGCCGCCGGGCTCCCCGCCATCGGTCACACCCTGCTCATGGCCCAGCAGCAGATGGGCGTGCGCCGCACGGCGCAGACCCTCCTCAAGGTCAACCAGAAGGACGGCTTCGACTGCCCCGGCTGCGCCTGGCCGGAGGGCGACAAGCGGCACACGGCGGAATTCTGCGAGAACGGCGCGAAGGCGGTCGCCGAGGAGGCCACGCTGCGCCGCGTCACGCCCGACTTCTTCGCCGCGCACCCCCTCGCCGACCTCGCCACGCGCAGTGGGTACTGGCTGGGCCAGCAGGGCCGCATCACCCAGCCGATGTATCTGCCCGAGGGCGCCGACCGGTACGAGGCCGTCGCCTGGGAGCGGGCCTTCGAGATCATCGCCGAGGAGCTCACCGCGCTCGCCTCCCCCGACGAGGCGCTCTTCTACACCTCGGGCCGCACCAGCAACGAAGCCGCGTTCCTGCTCCAGCTCTTCGCCCGCGAGTTCGGCACCAACAACCTGCCGGACTGCTCCAACATGTGCCACGAGTCGTCCGGTTCGGCGCTCACCGAGACCATCGGCATCGGCAAGGGCAGCGTCTCCCTCGAAGACCTCCACCAGGCCGACCTCATCGTGGTCGCCGGGCAGAACCCGGGCACCAACCATCCCCGGATGCTGTCCGCCCTGGAGAAGGCGAAGCACGCCGGCGCCAAGATCATCTCCGTGAATCCGCTGCCGGAGGCGGGCCTGGAGAAGTTCAAGAACCCGCAGACCCCGCAGGGCATGATCAAGGGCGCCGCCCTCACCGACCTGTTCCTGCAGATCCGCATCGGCGGCGACCAGGCCCTGTTCCGTCTCCTCAACAAGCTGATCCTGGAGACCGAGGGCGCCGTCGACGAGCTGTTCGTCCGCGAACACACCCACGGCTTCGAGGAGTTCAGGGCCGCCGCGCGCGAAGCCGACTGGGAGCCCGCCCTGGCCGCGACCGGCCTGAGCCGCGCCGAGATCGAGCGGGCCCTGGCGATGGTCCTCGCCTCCAAGCGCACCATCGTGTGCTGGGCCATGGGCCTGACCCAGCACAACCACTCCGTGCCGACCATCCGCGAGGTCGTCAACTTCCTTCTCCTGCGCGGCAACATCGGCCGTCCCGGTGCCGGGGTCTGCCCGGTGCGCGGCCACTCCAACGTGCAGGGCGACCGCACCATGGGCATCTTCGAGCGGCCCGCCCCAGCCTTCCTCGACGCCCTGGAGAAGGAATTCGGCTTCGCCCCGCCCCGCCACCACGGCTACGACGTCGTGCGGTCCATCGAGGCGCTGCGCGACGGCAGGGCGAAGGTGTTCTTCGCCATGGGCGGCAACTTCGTGAGCGCCACCCCCGACACCGACGTCACCGAGGCCGCCATGCGCCGGGCCTCGCTCACCGTGCACGTCTCGACCAAGCTCAACCGCTCGCACGCGGTGACCGGCCGGCGCGCCCTGATCCTGCCCACCCTGGGGCGCACCGACAAGGACGTGCAAAAGAGCGGCCGGCAGTTCGTGACGGTGGAGGACTCCATGGCCATGGTGCACGCCTCCCGCGGCAACCTCACCCCCGCCGGCCGCCACCTGCTGTCCGAGCCGGCCATCGTGGCCCGCATGGCGCGGGCCACCCTGGGCGCCGCCTCGGTGATCGACTGGGCGGAGTTCGAGCAGGACTACGCCACGATCCGCGACCGCATCGCGCGGGTCGTTCCCGGCTTCGAGGACTTCAACGCCAAGGTCGCCCATCCCGGCGGCTTCCAGCTGCCGCACGCCCCGCGCGACGAGCGGCGCTTCCCCACCGCCACCGGCAAGGCCAACTTCACGGCAGCGCCCGTCGAGTTCCCCGAGCTGCCCGAGGGCCGGCTGCTGCTCCAGACCCTGCGCTCGCACGACCAGTACAACACCACCATCTACGGCCTCGACGACCGCTACCGCGGCATCAAGGGCGGCCGCCGCGTCGTCATGGTCAACCCCGCCGACGCGGCCGCACTGGGCCTGGCCGACGGGGCGTACACGGATCTCGTGAGCGAGTGGAAGGACGGCGTGGAGCGGCGCGCGCCGGGCTTCCGCGTCGTGCACTACCCGACGGCGCGGGGTTGCGCCGCCGCCTACTATCCCGAGACCAACGTCCTGGTCCCCCTCGGCTCCACGGCCGACGTCAGCAACACCCCGGCCAGCAAGTCGGTGGTGGTGCGCTTCGAGCCCGCGGCGCGGGACGGCGTCACGGCCGGGGAATGA
- the polA gene encoding DNA polymerase I — MAETASKKTPDPRPRLLLMDGHSLAYRAFFALPAENFTTATGQPTNAVYGFMSMLANTLRDEAPTHFAVAFDVSRKTWRSTEFPEYKANRSKTPDEFKGQVELIGELLDAMHVDRFATDGFEADDIIATLATQAEAAGFEVLIVTGDRDSFQLVSDHVTVLYPTKGVSELTRFTPAKVEEKYGLTPAQYPDFAALRGDPSDNLPGIPGVGEKTAAKWINQFGSFAELVERAEEVKGKAGQNFRDHLDAVKLNRRLTEMVKDVELPKGPAELERAAYDRAAVTGVLDVLEIRNPSLRERLLAVDPGAGEAQAPEPAAGVDVDGTVLGAGELAPWLAEHGGQPLGVATVDTWALGTGSVTEIALAAADGAAGWFDPALIDESDERAFAAWMADAAQPKIMHNAKAAMRVFPEHGWSIAGVTMDTALAAYLVKPGRRSFALDALSVEYLGRELAPAGAADGQLAFGADDEAEAAALMTQARAVLDLGGAFTERLKEVGAADLLHDVELPTSLLLARMERYGIAADRAHLEAMEQQFAGAVQQAVKEAHASVGHEFNLGSPKQLQEVLFGELALPKTKKTKTGYTTDADALAWLAAQTEHELPVVMLRHREQAKLRVTVEGLVKTIAADGRIHTTFNQTVAATGRLSSTDPNLQNIPVRTDEGRAIRRGFVVGEGYESLLTADYSQIELRVMAHLSEDAGLIEAFTSGEDLHTTVASQVFGVAKSQVDPEMRRKIKAMSYGLAYGLSAFGLSQQLNIEAGEARGLMDTFFERFGGVREYLQRAVEEARATGYTETMLGRRRYLPDLNSDNRQRREMAERMALNAPIQGTAADIVKVAMLNVDRALTEAGLTSRLLLQVHDEIVLEVAPGERERVEALVRREMAGAVQLRAPLDVSVGSGDDWESAAH; from the coding sequence ATGGCTGAGACAGCATCGAAGAAGACCCCGGACCCCCGACCGCGCCTGCTCCTCATGGACGGGCACTCCCTGGCGTACCGGGCGTTCTTCGCGCTGCCCGCGGAGAACTTCACAACCGCGACGGGCCAGCCGACCAACGCGGTCTACGGCTTCATGTCCATGCTCGCGAACACCCTGCGTGACGAGGCACCCACGCATTTCGCGGTGGCGTTCGACGTGTCCCGCAAGACGTGGCGCTCCACGGAGTTCCCCGAGTACAAGGCGAACCGCTCGAAGACGCCCGACGAGTTCAAGGGCCAGGTCGAGCTGATCGGCGAGCTGCTCGACGCGATGCACGTCGACCGCTTCGCCACCGACGGCTTCGAGGCGGACGACATCATCGCCACCCTGGCCACCCAGGCCGAGGCGGCCGGCTTCGAGGTCCTGATCGTCACCGGCGACCGCGACTCCTTCCAGCTGGTCTCCGACCACGTCACCGTCCTCTATCCCACCAAGGGCGTCTCCGAGCTGACCCGGTTCACCCCGGCGAAGGTCGAGGAGAAGTACGGCCTGACCCCGGCGCAGTACCCGGACTTCGCGGCCCTGCGCGGCGACCCGTCCGACAACCTGCCGGGCATCCCCGGCGTCGGTGAGAAGACCGCCGCGAAGTGGATCAACCAGTTCGGTTCGTTCGCGGAGCTCGTCGAGCGAGCCGAAGAGGTCAAGGGCAAGGCAGGGCAGAACTTCCGCGACCACCTCGACGCGGTCAAGCTCAACCGCCGCCTCACCGAGATGGTCAAGGACGTCGAGCTGCCCAAGGGCCCGGCCGAGCTGGAGCGCGCCGCCTACGACCGTGCCGCGGTGACCGGCGTCCTCGATGTCCTGGAGATCCGCAATCCGTCGCTGCGCGAGCGCCTCCTCGCCGTCGACCCGGGCGCGGGCGAGGCCCAGGCCCCCGAGCCGGCCGCGGGCGTCGACGTCGACGGCACGGTTCTGGGCGCGGGCGAGCTCGCTCCGTGGCTGGCCGAGCACGGTGGGCAGCCGCTCGGCGTGGCCACCGTCGACACCTGGGCGCTCGGCACCGGAAGCGTCACGGAGATCGCGCTGGCCGCGGCGGACGGGGCGGCCGGCTGGTTCGACCCGGCGCTGATCGACGAGAGCGACGAGCGGGCCTTCGCCGCCTGGATGGCCGACGCCGCCCAGCCCAAGATCATGCACAACGCCAAGGCCGCCATGCGGGTCTTCCCCGAGCACGGCTGGAGCATCGCCGGCGTCACCATGGACACCGCGCTCGCCGCCTACCTCGTCAAGCCCGGCCGCCGCTCCTTCGCCCTGGACGCCCTGTCGGTGGAGTACTTGGGCCGAGAGCTGGCCCCGGCCGGCGCCGCCGACGGACAGCTCGCGTTCGGCGCGGACGACGAGGCGGAGGCAGCCGCCCTGATGACGCAGGCGCGCGCCGTCCTCGACCTGGGCGGTGCGTTCACCGAGCGGCTCAAGGAAGTCGGCGCCGCCGACCTGCTGCACGACGTGGAGCTGCCCACCTCCCTCCTCCTGGCCCGTATGGAGCGGTACGGCATCGCCGCCGACCGCGCCCACCTGGAAGCGATGGAGCAGCAGTTCGCCGGCGCGGTCCAGCAGGCCGTGAAGGAGGCGCACGCCTCGGTGGGTCACGAGTTCAACCTGGGCTCGCCCAAGCAGCTCCAGGAAGTCCTCTTCGGTGAACTGGCGCTGCCCAAGACGAAGAAGACCAAGACCGGCTACACCACCGACGCCGACGCGCTGGCCTGGCTCGCCGCCCAGACCGAGCACGAACTGCCCGTCGTCATGCTGCGCCACCGCGAACAGGCGAAGCTGCGCGTCACCGTCGAAGGCCTGGTCAAGACGATCGCGGCGGACGGCCGCATCCACACCACGTTCAACCAGACCGTCGCCGCGACCGGCCGTCTCTCCTCCACCGATCCCAACCTGCAGAACATTCCCGTCCGCACCGACGAGGGCCGTGCGATCAGGCGGGGCTTCGTGGTCGGCGAAGGCTACGAGTCGCTGCTCACCGCGGACTACAGCCAGATCGAACTGCGCGTGATGGCCCACCTGTCGGAGGACGCGGGCCTGATCGAGGCGTTCACCTCCGGCGAGGACCTGCACACCACGGTCGCCTCCCAGGTCTTCGGCGTCGCCAAGTCCCAGGTCGACCCGGAGATGCGGCGCAAGATCAAGGCGATGTCGTACGGCCTGGCGTACGGTCTGTCCGCCTTCGGTCTCTCGCAGCAGCTGAACATCGAGGCCGGCGAGGCGCGCGGCCTGATGGACACGTTCTTCGAGCGCTTCGGCGGCGTACGGGAGTATCTGCAGCGCGCCGTCGAGGAAGCCCGCGCGACGGGCTACACGGAGACGATGCTGGGCCGGCGCCGCTACCTGCCCGACCTCAACAGCGACAACCGCCAGCGCCGCGAGATGGCCGAGCGGATGGCTCTCAACGCCCCGATCCAGGGCACGGCGGCCGACATCGTGAAGGTCGCGATGCTGAACGTGGACCGCGCCCTGACCGAAGCGGGCCTCACTTCCCGTCTGCTGCTCCAGGTCCACGACGAAATCGTCCTGGAAGTCGCACCGGGGGAGCGCGAGCGGGTCGAGGCCCTGGTCCGCCGCGAGATGGCGGGAGCGGTGCAGCTGCGCGCCCCGCTGGACGTGTCGGTGGGCTCGGGCGACGACTGGGAGTCCGCGGCCCACTGA
- a CDS encoding lytic transglycosylase domain-containing protein, whose protein sequence is MAPHMGRRLRKGAGTTAVAALAVAALSASQAPGVVHASNPTDQAASDVTPTPAPDAPASGNSPYYTDLPPLVSPTPPPNASAPPIGQLPAGDQQGIPATVLDAYQKAQAALARDRPDCHLPWQLLGGIGKVESGHANGGRVNANGTTLTPILGPVLNGAGFANISDTDGGVYDGDKVHDRAVGPMQFIPSTWAHSGRDGNGDGVNDPNNVYDAALAAGFYLCGNGRDLAVKADLDKAILSYNQSQEYLTTVTTWFDFYRRGTHEVPDGTGSLPSGRSDQNAGKRSTPSAPPSTPATKPGSKPGSKPTTKPTSPATPTAPPAKPPVTPTKPGGGEGTPTPVPRAKTLENAGTKELTAFAGGAFSGQPTVRVKDDSGKAMAQATVKFEIVGDTDTRFAGGATTASVPTAADGTVAAPALKAGEKTGTFTVRATVVTSSVPAVEWKATVVARQADVLTRGDTKALTAAPGAEFADVVSLKATYKGAAASGVAASATMIATPAAGADPKAAPKTNDPKSNDPKSNDPKVNDKGPYFKDAKGNPVRELKDLKTDDKGVLALPKMYADGESGTFLLRVTTEGGATITVELKVAAAS, encoded by the coding sequence ATGGCACCGCACATGGGCCGACGACTGCGCAAGGGAGCGGGCACCACGGCGGTGGCCGCGCTGGCGGTGGCGGCGCTTTCCGCATCGCAGGCGCCGGGGGTCGTGCACGCGAGCAACCCGACCGACCAGGCGGCCTCGGACGTGACGCCGACCCCGGCGCCCGACGCCCCGGCCTCGGGCAACTCCCCGTACTACACCGACCTTCCGCCCCTGGTGTCGCCGACGCCGCCGCCGAACGCCTCGGCCCCGCCGATCGGTCAGCTCCCCGCCGGTGACCAGCAGGGCATACCGGCGACGGTGCTCGACGCGTACCAGAAGGCGCAGGCGGCCCTCGCGCGCGACAGGCCCGACTGCCACCTTCCCTGGCAGCTGCTCGGCGGCATCGGCAAGGTCGAGTCGGGCCACGCCAACGGCGGCCGGGTCAATGCCAACGGCACCACGCTCACCCCGATCCTCGGCCCGGTGCTCAACGGCGCCGGGTTCGCCAACATCAGCGACACCGATGGCGGCGTGTACGACGGTGACAAGGTGCACGACCGGGCGGTCGGGCCGATGCAGTTCATCCCGTCGACCTGGGCGCACTCCGGCCGGGACGGCAACGGCGACGGTGTCAACGACCCGAACAACGTGTACGACGCCGCGCTCGCCGCCGGCTTCTACCTGTGCGGCAACGGTCGCGACCTCGCGGTCAAGGCCGATCTCGACAAGGCGATCCTGAGCTACAACCAGTCGCAGGAGTACCTGACGACGGTCACGACGTGGTTCGACTTCTACCGGCGCGGCACCCACGAGGTTCCCGACGGCACGGGCTCGCTGCCGAGCGGCCGCAGCGACCAGAACGCCGGCAAGCGGTCGACGCCGTCGGCGCCGCCGAGCACCCCGGCGACCAAGCCGGGCTCGAAGCCGGGCTCCAAGCCCACGACCAAGCCGACGTCACCCGCGACGCCGACCGCTCCGCCGGCCAAGCCGCCGGTCACGCCCACCAAGCCGGGCGGCGGCGAGGGCACACCGACGCCGGTGCCGAGGGCCAAGACGCTGGAGAACGCGGGCACCAAGGAGCTGACGGCGTTCGCCGGCGGCGCGTTCTCCGGGCAGCCGACGGTGCGCGTCAAGGACGACTCCGGCAAGGCGATGGCGCAGGCGACCGTGAAGTTCGAGATCGTCGGCGACACCGACACCCGCTTCGCCGGCGGCGCGACCACCGCGTCCGTGCCCACCGCGGCCGACGGCACCGTGGCGGCCCCGGCGTTGAAGGCCGGTGAGAAGACCGGCACGTTCACCGTGCGCGCCACGGTCGTCACGTCCTCCGTGCCCGCCGTCGAGTGGAAGGCGACCGTCGTCGCCCGCCAGGCCGACGTGCTCACCCGCGGCGACACGAAGGCGCTGACGGCGGCTCCCGGCGCCGAGTTCGCGGACGTCGTGTCGCTCAAGGCGACCTACAAGGGCGCCGCGGCCTCCGGTGTCGCGGCCTCCGCCACCATGATCGCGACCCCGGCCGCGGGCGCCGACCCGAAGGCCGCGCCGAAGACCAACGACCCCAAGAGCAACGACCCCAAGAGCAACGACCCCAAGGTCAACGACAAGGGCCCGTACTTCAAGGACGCCAAGGGCAACCCGGTCCGCGAGCTGAAGGATCTGAAGACCGACGACAAGGGCGTGCTTGCCCTGCCCAAGATGTACGCGGACGGCGAGAGCGGCACGTTCCTGCTGCGCGTCACCACCGAGGGCGGCGCCACGATCACCGTCGAACTCAAGGTGGCCGCCGCCTCCTGA
- a CDS encoding SPW_0924 family protein, with protein MRALIAAAIGLAAALALVLTVSAIGAPEGKTSPKPLLTTVPSAPGKITQTK; from the coding sequence ATGCGCGCCCTGATAGCCGCCGCGATCGGTCTTGCCGCCGCCCTCGCCCTCGTCCTGACCGTCTCGGCCATCGGCGCCCCCGAGGGCAAGACTTCACCGAAGCCCCTGCTCACCACCGTGCCCAGCGCCCCCGGGAAGATCACCCAGACCAAGTAG
- a CDS encoding DUF3068 domain-containing protein, translating to MRRKAGLVLLALAVFFAALSPLLRWYAFPRLAKIPPSQYQEAVLEAKNATLIDYATMQSRTVPKVTVVQTLKGNVEAAKEIEKSAGKDVVVWDTLSYVQGPDGKMVSQIPERYIFDAHTQAPVHATGEMVDGDAVQRKGIEFKWPFLTEKRDYEYFDFQARTSAPIHYQGTQKFHGLDVYYFEQTIPWTKVPYPKKMPLPGIDSSTLEKTTGTSLWYTTTRKFWIDPVTGAPVNGEEINKEEMRGGTLLGGRDKVTVFAGDVKMRDDYVRYTVDLVKKNRTLVLLLTSYLPWGFLGLALALLALSLWLEARGRRPGGPAPDATQPLEPVMT from the coding sequence ATGCGACGCAAAGCCGGTCTCGTCCTGCTCGCCCTTGCCGTGTTCTTCGCCGCCCTCTCACCCCTGCTGCGCTGGTACGCCTTCCCACGGCTGGCGAAGATCCCGCCGAGCCAGTACCAGGAAGCGGTCCTCGAAGCGAAGAACGCCACCCTCATCGACTACGCCACCATGCAGTCCAGGACGGTGCCCAAGGTGACGGTCGTCCAGACGCTCAAGGGCAACGTGGAGGCGGCCAAGGAGATAGAGAAGAGCGCCGGCAAGGACGTCGTCGTGTGGGACACCCTCTCCTATGTGCAGGGACCCGACGGCAAGATGGTCTCCCAGATACCCGAGCGCTACATCTTCGACGCGCACACCCAGGCACCCGTCCACGCCACCGGCGAGATGGTCGACGGCGACGCCGTCCAGCGCAAGGGCATCGAGTTCAAGTGGCCGTTCCTGACCGAGAAGCGGGACTACGAGTACTTCGACTTCCAGGCCCGCACCTCCGCGCCCATCCACTACCAGGGCACCCAGAAGTTCCACGGACTCGACGTCTACTACTTCGAGCAGACCATCCCCTGGACTAAAGTGCCCTACCCGAAGAAGATGCCGCTGCCCGGCATCGACTCCAGCACGCTGGAGAAGACCACCGGCACCTCCCTCTGGTACACCACCACCCGCAAGTTCTGGATCGACCCGGTCACCGGCGCTCCGGTCAACGGTGAGGAGATCAACAAGGAGGAGATGCGCGGCGGCACCCTCCTCGGTGGCCGCGACAAGGTCACCGTGTTCGCCGGCGACGTCAAGATGCGCGACGACTACGTCCGTTACACCGTCGACCTGGTGAAGAAGAACCGCACCCTGGTCCTGCTGCTCACCTCCTATCTGCCCTGGGGGTTCCTCGGACTCGCCCTGGCCCTGCTCGCGCTCTCCCTCTGGCTGGAGGCACGCGGCAGGCGCCCCGGCGGCCCGGCTCCCGACGCGACGCAACCGCTCGAACCCGTCATGACCTGA